The following proteins are encoded in a genomic region of Chloracidobacterium sp.:
- a CDS encoding response regulator, whose amino-acid sequence MNRILLIDDDEELCELVSEYLTVEGFEIDAVNDGEAGLKAALQNGHDIVILDVMLPKMNGFDVLRNLRSSSKLPVLMLTARGDDMERIVGLEIGADDYLPKPFNPRELSARLRAILRRTAAGGDEAGERLDVDDIQLSTASRAALLDGADLNLTSVEFDLLAELLREAGKIIRKEDLSERVLDRKLSPFDRSLDMHISNLRKKLGPRADGSERIKTVRSVGYIYTLV is encoded by the coding sequence ATGAACAGGATACTCTTGATCGACGATGATGAGGAGTTATGCGAACTCGTTTCGGAATATCTGACGGTCGAGGGCTTTGAGATCGACGCCGTGAACGACGGTGAAGCAGGCCTGAAAGCCGCACTTCAGAACGGGCACGACATCGTGATCCTTGACGTTATGCTGCCGAAGATGAACGGCTTCGACGTGCTGAGAAATCTTCGTTCATCCTCAAAGCTGCCGGTGCTGATGCTGACTGCCCGCGGTGATGATATGGAGCGGATCGTCGGGCTTGAGATAGGCGCGGATGATTATTTGCCGAAGCCGTTCAATCCGCGTGAGCTTTCGGCAAGGCTCAGAGCGATCTTGAGGCGAACCGCCGCCGGAGGCGATGAGGCCGGCGAACGGCTTGACGTTGATGACATCCAGCTTTCGACGGCTTCGCGTGCGGCCTTGCTTGACGGTGCGGACCTGAATCTGACGTCAGTTGAGTTCGATCTTTTAGCCGAGCTTCTTCGCGAAGCCGGCAAGATCATTCGGAAGGAGGACCTTAGCGAACGTGTCCTTGACCGCAAGTTGTCGCCCTTTGATCGAAGCCTCGATATGCATATATCGAACCTTCGCAAAAAGCTGGGGCCGCGTGCTGACGGAAGCGAGCGGATAAAGACCGTTCGAAGCGTCGGTTACATCTATACGCTGGTATGA
- the nagA gene encoding N-acetylglucosamine-6-phosphate deacetylase: MVPHIRGILGEKDITVEFIESLIARVSETDADVPAAVRLMPGFIDMHCHGAVGFDVNTADADGLERIGRFLASKGVTAWLPTIVPDSDDAYERVIGAVNEAVARQQNVPIAQIAGVHYEGLWASERMCGALHPQYFRSADDPSNLPRPEQGVVMTTLAPEIGGGIELIRRLRDLGWIVSIGHTQADADILEQAFDAGARHLTHFFNAMTGIHHRELGVAGWGLAKDGVTFDIIADGVHVHPSIVSIACRAKGGAGVSLISDSVAPTGLGDGEFKLWGETITVTDGSTRNERGSIAGSVITMYDAVIRMLELGFDFSEAAAMAASNPASVLGLEAERGAIAAGKRADIVLLNDDRSIAAVYIGGQLAA, from the coding sequence ATGGTTCCACATATCCGCGGCATTCTGGGCGAAAAAGATATTACGGTTGAGTTTATTGAAAGCTTGATCGCGCGGGTCTCAGAAACTGATGCTGACGTTCCTGCCGCTGTGCGTTTGATGCCGGGCTTTATCGATATGCACTGTCATGGTGCGGTCGGTTTCGATGTGAACACCGCCGATGCGGACGGCCTCGAACGCATCGGCAGATTTCTCGCGAGCAAAGGCGTCACCGCGTGGCTTCCGACGATCGTGCCGGATAGTGATGATGCTTACGAGCGTGTCATCGGTGCGGTTAATGAGGCCGTCGCGCGACAGCAAAATGTACCCATTGCTCAGATCGCGGGTGTGCATTATGAGGGCCTTTGGGCGAGCGAGCGGATGTGCGGTGCGCTTCATCCGCAGTATTTCCGTTCCGCTGACGACCCGTCAAACCTTCCGCGGCCTGAGCAAGGCGTCGTAATGACGACGTTGGCACCCGAGATCGGCGGCGGCATTGAACTCATCCGCAGGCTCCGCGATCTCGGCTGGATAGTTTCGATAGGCCACACACAGGCTGATGCGGATATTCTTGAACAAGCGTTTGATGCCGGTGCTCGCCACCTGACGCACTTTTTTAACGCGATGACGGGAATACATCACCGTGAACTCGGGGTTGCCGGCTGGGGCCTTGCAAAGGACGGCGTAACGTTCGACATCATCGCAGACGGCGTTCATGTTCATCCAAGCATCGTATCAATTGCGTGCAGGGCAAAAGGTGGTGCGGGAGTTTCGCTTATAAGCGATTCTGTCGCACCGACAGGCCTCGGCGACGGCGAATTCAAGCTGTGGGGCGAGACGATAACCGTCACAGACGGCAGCACCCGCAACGAACGCGGAAGTATTGCCGGTTCCGTGATAACAATGTATGATGCCGTCATAAGAATGCTTGAACTCGGGTTTGATTTCAGCGAGGCTGCTGCGATGGCGGCCTCAAACCCCGCGTCGGTCCTCGGGTTGGAAGCGGAACGAGGCGCGATCGCGGCAGGGAAGCGCGCCGATATCGTTCTGCTCAACGATGACAGGTCGATCGCGGCCGTTTACATCGGCGGGCAACTCGCGGCATGA